The genomic segment TGCAATAACACTCCTTATTGAAAAAATAGGCAGGAGTTATCAGCAGCAAAGGCGGTTAAAGGTGAACCCCATCACCCGCGCGACGAAGATCTTCATCTTGAAGGCATGATTACTTAATCAATAAATATTTTATTGTCAATTGTGAATTAATGAAATGCGGATATAAAACACAGGAAGAACAATTCGATTCTGCATAAAAAAACCCTTCTGCCGGGGCAGAAGGGTTTTCTGAATCAACTGGTTTAATATCGGATGTATTATCGATATTCTGATACGTTTTTCGGTCTGGTGAACAGCAGGGCAATAATAAAACCGATTGCCAGACATCCGGCCGCCGTATAAAGCGACTGTTCTTTGTTGAATTCGGCGAACACAAAGCCACCCACAACACCGGCCGCGCCCCAGGCCGTCAGCAGGAAGCCGTAAACCTTGCCGATGTAAGTTGGACCAAAGGAGTCGGCCGCAAAAGACGGCATAACGGCAAAACCACCGCCCAGACAAGCAAGAAGATAGCATGCGATGATGGTGAAGATGAGTACGCTTGAGACCTGAGGCAGAAGAATATAAAGAATCGCCTGGGTCAGAAACATGGTCATATAAGTGCCTTTACGGCCTATTTTATCGGAAACAGCCGCCCAGAAAAGACGCCCCAGACCATTGAAAATAGAAGCCGTAGCCAGAACGCTGCCGCCCATGATTGCCAGTTTTGCCGGATCATCAATGCCCTGCGCGAGTTTAATAACTTCCTGTGCCATGGGGGATAGTTTGGACAAAAGTCCCATGCCCGCTGTAACGTTTAAGAAAAGCATGCACCAGAGCATGTACCACTGACGGGTTTTCTTTGCTTCGGCCCAGCCGAAGGAATCTGCTGCGCTGACCGTTGTTGCCGAAGGCTTAAAGCCTTTGGGAAGCCAGCCGGCAGGCGGGTTTTTCAGAGTTAGAGCCGCCCCGCCGCAGAAAATCAGATAAACGATACCCAGAATAAAGAATGCGTTGGCAACGCCGACATTGTTGATGAGGCCGGGAATGATCATGCCGATAAAGAAGGCGCCGAAGCCAAATCCCATAACGGCCAGGCCCGTGATTAAACCGCGTTTGTCCGGGAACCAGCGGATCAGAGTTGCAATCGGGACAACATAAGTCAAACCGTTGCCGATGCCTGCGACGACGCCGTAACCGATCAACAGAAACCAGAAGCTTCCCA from the Deltaproteobacteria bacterium HGW-Deltaproteobacteria-6 genome contains:
- a CDS encoding oxalate:formate antiporter, with product MANENLESKRWGLAAAGVVMMLVLGTVYAWSVFVKPIAALHGWEVKMVSRVFMLIIGTIGISAAFGGMLVDKKGPKFVATLGACLYGIGVLLGGIALHMGSFWFLLIGYGVVAGIGNGLTYVVPIATLIRWFPDKRGLITGLAVMGFGFGAFFIGMIIPGLINNVGVANAFFILGIVYLIFCGGAALTLKNPPAGWLPKGFKPSATTVSAADSFGWAEAKKTRQWYMLWCMLFLNVTAGMGLLSKLSPMAQEVIKLAQGIDDPAKLAIMGGSVLATASIFNGLGRLFWAAVSDKIGRKGTYMTMFLTQAILYILLPQVSSVLIFTIIACYLLACLGGGFAVMPSFAADSFGPTYIGKVYGFLLTAWGAAGVVGGFVFAEFNKEQSLYTAAGCLAIGFIIALLFTRPKNVSEYR